A genomic window from Motacilla alba alba isolate MOTALB_02 chromosome 6, Motacilla_alba_V1.0_pri, whole genome shotgun sequence includes:
- the EXOSC1 gene encoding exosome complex component CSL4 isoform X4, whose amino-acid sequence MAPPARYCVPGERLCSAEEATAGSGTYTRHGFIFSSLAGCLERKNEDSELPVVSVVRDSESQLLPNVGAVVTCKVCSINSRFAKVHILYVGSTPLKSTFRGTIRREDIRATEKDKISLGDAQSNYLLSTAENELGVVVARSEADGAHQLVRDAVPAHTHQGVP is encoded by the exons ATGGCGCCTCCCGCACGCTACTGCGTCCCTG GTGAGCGGCTGTGCAGCGCGGAGGAGGCCACGGCTGGTAGCGGGACCTACACTCGTCATGGCTTCATCTTCTCCTCGCTGGCTGGCTGTCTGGAGAGAAAGAATGAGGACAGCGAG ctgcccgTGGTGTCGGTGGTGAGAGACAGCgagtcccagctgctgcccaacGTGGGGGCTGTGGTGACGTGCAAG GTCTGCAGTATTAACTCTCGCTTTGCCAAGGTCCACATCCTGTATGTTGGCTCCACGCCGCTGAAATCCACCTTCCGAGGCACCATACG GAGAGAAGATATCCGAGCCACGGAGAAGGATAAG ATCTCCCTGGGGGACGCGCAGTCCAACTacctgctgagcacagcagagaacGAGCTGGGCGTGGTGGTGGCACGCAGCGAGGCAG ATGGTGCCCATCAGCTGGTGCGAGATGCAGTGCCCGCGCACACACACCAAGGAGTTCCGTAA
- the EXOSC1 gene encoding exosome complex component CSL4 isoform X2, translating to MAPPARYCVPGERLCSAEEATAGSGTYTRHGFIFSSLAGCLERKNEDSELPVVSVVRDSESQLLPNVGAVVTCKVCSINSRFAKVHILYVGSTPLKSTFRGTIRREDIRATEKDKVEVYKSFRPSDIVLAKVISLGDAQSNYLLSTAENELGVVVARSEADGAHQLVRDAVPAHTHQGVP from the exons ATGGCGCCTCCCGCACGCTACTGCGTCCCTG GTGAGCGGCTGTGCAGCGCGGAGGAGGCCACGGCTGGTAGCGGGACCTACACTCGTCATGGCTTCATCTTCTCCTCGCTGGCTGGCTGTCTGGAGAGAAAGAATGAGGACAGCGAG ctgcccgTGGTGTCGGTGGTGAGAGACAGCgagtcccagctgctgcccaacGTGGGGGCTGTGGTGACGTGCAAG GTCTGCAGTATTAACTCTCGCTTTGCCAAGGTCCACATCCTGTATGTTGGCTCCACGCCGCTGAAATCCACCTTCCGAGGCACCATACG GAGAGAAGATATCCGAGCCACGGAGAAGGATAAG GTAGAAGTGTACAAGAGCTTCCGCCCCAGTGACATCGTCCTGGCCAAAGTT ATCTCCCTGGGGGACGCGCAGTCCAACTacctgctgagcacagcagagaacGAGCTGGGCGTGGTGGTGGCACGCAGCGAGGCAG ATGGTGCCCATCAGCTGGTGCGAGATGCAGTGCCCGCGCACACACACCAAGGAGTTCCGTAA
- the ZDHHC16 gene encoding palmitoyltransferase ZDHHC16 isoform X3: MLGAVVRWRQPVLPACRARALPVGRRGPGMEAAGGGPRRGVAGMRSRQRMFAAVMRLLLKCLRLGRRRRFKLVRQVEQLWHYGHLCLRSLLYNSFTNGDVVLDSLFEPVYWLVDHVTRWFGVVFVALVIGLTSSIVAIVYICLLPLILQTYTPAWICWHLAYGHWNLIMIVFHYYMAITTSPGHPPQAKNDLTGVSICRKCIAPKPARTHHCSICNRCVLKMDHHCPWLNNCVGHYNHRYFFSFCLFMTMGCIYCSISGWDMFRDAYAAIETYYQTPPPTFSFRQRAFHKSVVYLWVLCSSVALALGALTVWHAALITRGETSIERHINRKERQRLQKKGKVFRNPYSYGSWDNWKVFLGVDVPRHWLTRVLLPSPHLPHGTGLSWDLPPCVTEQRAPLLAI, translated from the exons ATGCTGGGAGCTGTAGTCCGGTGGCGGCAGCCGGTGCTCCCGGCATGCCGTGCGCGGGCGCTGCCCGTGGGCCGGCGGGGCCCGGGCATggaggcggcgggcggcgggccCAG GCGTGGTGTGGCAGGGATGAGGAGCCGGCAGCGGATGTTTGCCGCGGTGATGCGCCTGCTCCTCAAGTGCCTGCGGctggggcggcggcggcgcttcAAGCTGGTGCGGCAGgtggagcagctgtggcactACGGGCACCTCTGCCTGCGCTCCCTGCTCTACAACTCCTTCACCAACGGCGATGTGGTGCTCGACTCTCTCTTCGAGCCAGTCTACTGGCTGGTGGATCATGTCACCCGATGGTTTGGTGTG GTGTTTGTGGCACTGGTGATTGGGCTGACGAGCTCTATTGTGGCCATCGTGTACATCTGCCTGCTGCCCCTCATCCTGCAGACCTACACACCTGCCTGGATATGCTGGCACCTCGCCTATGGACACTGGAACCTCATCATGATTGTCTTCCACTACTACATGGCTATCACCACTTCACCTGGGCACCCACCACAG GCCAAGAACGACCTCACTGGTGTGTCCATCTGCAGGAAATGCATTGCCCCTAAGCCAGCTCGTACCCATCACTGCAGCATCTGCAACAG GTGTGTGCTGAAGATGGACCACCACTGCC CCTGGCTAAACAACTGTGTGGGACACTACAACCACCGCtacttcttctctttctgcttgtTCATGACCATGGGCTGCATTTACTGCAGCATCAGCGGCTGGGACATGTTCCGGGATGCCTACGCAGCCATTGAG ACATACTACCAGACCCCACCACCCACCTTCTCCTTCCGCCAGAGAGCTTTCCACAAGAGCGTGGTCTACCTCTGGGTCCTGTGCAG CTCGGTTGCACTGGCCCTGGGTGCCCTGACGGTGTGGCACGCTGCCCTCATTACTCGTGGGGAAACGAGCATCGAACGGCACATCAACagaaaggagaggcagagacTGCAGAAGAAAGGCAAG gtCTTCAGGAACCCCTACAGTTACGGCAGCTGGGATAACTGGAAGGTGTTCCTGGGTGTGGATGTGCCAAG GCACTGGCTCACCCGtgtcctgctgccctctcctcaCCTGCCCCACGGGACAGGCCTGAGCTGGGACCTGCCTCCCTGCGTGACGGAGCAACGCGCGCCACTCCTGGCAATCTGA
- the PGAM1 gene encoding phosphoglycerate mutase 1, producing the protein MAAAYRLVLVRHGESAWNLENRFSGWYDADLSPAGQQEARRGGEALRDAGYEFDICFTSVQKRAIRTLWTVLDAIDQMWLPVIRTWRLNERHYGALTGLNKAETAAKHGEAQVKIWRRSYDIPPPPMQSDHPFYSTIAKDRRYADLTEDQLPTCESLKDTIARALPFWNEEIVPQIKEGKRVLIAAHGNSLRGIVKHLEGMSEEAIMELNLPTGIPIVYELDKNLKPVKPMQFLGDEETVRKAMEAVAAQGKAKK; encoded by the exons ATGGCCGCCGCCTACCGGCTCGTCCTCGTCCGCCACGGCGAGAGCGCCTGGAACCTCGAGAACCGCTTCAGCGGGTGGTACGACGCCGACCTCAGCCCCGCCGGGCAGCAGGAGGCGCGGCGCGGTGGCGAGGCCCTCCGAG ATGCCGGCTATGAGTTCGACATCTGCTTCACCTCGGTACAAAAACGGGCGATCCGTACTCTCTGGACCGTCCTGGATGCCATTGATCAGATGTGGTTACCCGTTATCCGGACCTGGCGCCTAAATGAGAGGCACTATGGGGCTCTCACGGGTTTGAACAAGGCTGAGACAGCAGCGAAGCACGGTGAGGCGCAGGTCAAGATCTGGAGGCGCTCCTATGACATCCCTCCGCCTCCCATGCAGTCTGACCACCCCTTCTACAGCACTATTGCAAAG GATCGCCGCTATGCCGACCTGACAGAGGACCAGCTGCCAACATGCGAGAGCTTGAAGGACACCATTGCCCGGGCTCTGCCTTTCTGGAATGAGGAAATCGTCCCACAGATCAAAGAGGGCAAACGAGTCCTTATTGCTGCTCACGGCAATAGCCTGCGTGGGATTGTCAAGCACCTGGAAG gcaTGTCAGAAGAGGCCATCATGGAGCTGAACCTGCCCACTGGCATCCCCATTGTCTATGAGCTGGACAAGAACCTGAAACCTGTCAAGCCCATGCAGTTCCTGGGGGATGAGGAGACCGTGCGCAAGGCCATGGAGGctgttgctgctcagggcaAGGCCAAGAAgtga
- the ZDHHC16 gene encoding palmitoyltransferase ZDHHC16 isoform X2 encodes MLGAVVRWRQPVLPACRARALPVGRRGPGMEAAGGGPRRGVAGMRSRQRMFAAVMRLLLKCLRLGRRRRFKLVRQVEQLWHYGHLCLRSLLYNSFTNGDVVLDSLFEPVYWLVDHVTRWFGVVFVALVIGLTSSIVAIVYICLLPLILQTYTPAWICWHLAYGHWNLIMIVFHYYMAITTSPGHPPQAKNDLTGVSICRKCIAPKPARTHHCSICNRCVLKMDHHCPWLNNCVGHYNHRYFFSFCLFMTMGCIYCSISGWDMFRDAYAAIERMKLLEKERLQVAANQTYYQTPPPTFSFRQRAFHKSVVYLWVLCSSVALALGALTVWHAALITRGETSIERHINRKERQRLQKKGKVFRNPYSYGSWDNWKVFLGVDVPRHWLTRVLLPSPHLPHGTGLSWDLPPCVTEQRAPLLAI; translated from the exons ATGCTGGGAGCTGTAGTCCGGTGGCGGCAGCCGGTGCTCCCGGCATGCCGTGCGCGGGCGCTGCCCGTGGGCCGGCGGGGCCCGGGCATggaggcggcgggcggcgggccCAG GCGTGGTGTGGCAGGGATGAGGAGCCGGCAGCGGATGTTTGCCGCGGTGATGCGCCTGCTCCTCAAGTGCCTGCGGctggggcggcggcggcgcttcAAGCTGGTGCGGCAGgtggagcagctgtggcactACGGGCACCTCTGCCTGCGCTCCCTGCTCTACAACTCCTTCACCAACGGCGATGTGGTGCTCGACTCTCTCTTCGAGCCAGTCTACTGGCTGGTGGATCATGTCACCCGATGGTTTGGTGTG GTGTTTGTGGCACTGGTGATTGGGCTGACGAGCTCTATTGTGGCCATCGTGTACATCTGCCTGCTGCCCCTCATCCTGCAGACCTACACACCTGCCTGGATATGCTGGCACCTCGCCTATGGACACTGGAACCTCATCATGATTGTCTTCCACTACTACATGGCTATCACCACTTCACCTGGGCACCCACCACAG GCCAAGAACGACCTCACTGGTGTGTCCATCTGCAGGAAATGCATTGCCCCTAAGCCAGCTCGTACCCATCACTGCAGCATCTGCAACAG GTGTGTGCTGAAGATGGACCACCACTGCC CCTGGCTAAACAACTGTGTGGGACACTACAACCACCGCtacttcttctctttctgcttgtTCATGACCATGGGCTGCATTTACTGCAGCATCAGCGGCTGGGACATGTTCCGGGATGCCTACGCAGCCATTGAG AGAATGAAACTGCTTGAGAAGGAGAGACTGCAGGTGGCTGCCAACCAG ACATACTACCAGACCCCACCACCCACCTTCTCCTTCCGCCAGAGAGCTTTCCACAAGAGCGTGGTCTACCTCTGGGTCCTGTGCAG CTCGGTTGCACTGGCCCTGGGTGCCCTGACGGTGTGGCACGCTGCCCTCATTACTCGTGGGGAAACGAGCATCGAACGGCACATCAACagaaaggagaggcagagacTGCAGAAGAAAGGCAAG gtCTTCAGGAACCCCTACAGTTACGGCAGCTGGGATAACTGGAAGGTGTTCCTGGGTGTGGATGTGCCAAG GCACTGGCTCACCCGtgtcctgctgccctctcctcaCCTGCCCCACGGGACAGGCCTGAGCTGGGACCTGCCTCCCTGCGTGACGGAGCAACGCGCGCCACTCCTGGCAATCTGA
- the EXOSC1 gene encoding exosome complex component CSL4 isoform X1, with translation MAPPARYCVPGERLCSAEEATAGSGTYTRHGFIFSSLAGCLERKNEDSELPVVSVVRDSESQLLPNVGAVVTCKVCSINSRFAKVHILYVGSTPLKSTFRGTIRREDIRATEKDKVEVYKSFRPSDIVLAKVISLGDAQSNYLLSTAENELGVVVARSEAGVQMVPISWCEMQCPRTHTKEFRKVARVQPQFLQT, from the exons ATGGCGCCTCCCGCACGCTACTGCGTCCCTG GTGAGCGGCTGTGCAGCGCGGAGGAGGCCACGGCTGGTAGCGGGACCTACACTCGTCATGGCTTCATCTTCTCCTCGCTGGCTGGCTGTCTGGAGAGAAAGAATGAGGACAGCGAG ctgcccgTGGTGTCGGTGGTGAGAGACAGCgagtcccagctgctgcccaacGTGGGGGCTGTGGTGACGTGCAAG GTCTGCAGTATTAACTCTCGCTTTGCCAAGGTCCACATCCTGTATGTTGGCTCCACGCCGCTGAAATCCACCTTCCGAGGCACCATACG GAGAGAAGATATCCGAGCCACGGAGAAGGATAAG GTAGAAGTGTACAAGAGCTTCCGCCCCAGTGACATCGTCCTGGCCAAAGTT ATCTCCCTGGGGGACGCGCAGTCCAACTacctgctgagcacagcagagaacGAGCTGGGCGTGGTGGTGGCACGCAGCGAGGCAG GGGTGCAGATGGTGCCCATCAGCTGGTGCGAGATGCAGTGCCCGCGCACACACACCAAGGAGTTCCGTAAGGTGGCCCGCGTGCAGCCCCAGTTCCTGCAGACGTAA
- the ZDHHC16 gene encoding palmitoyltransferase ZDHHC16 isoform X5: MLGAVVRWRQPVLPACRARALPVGRRGPGMEAAGGGPRRGVAGMRSRQRMFAAVMRLLLKCLRLGRRRRFKLVRQVEQLWHYGHLCLRSLLYNSFTNGDVVLDSLFEPVYWLVDHVTRWFGVVFVALVIGLTSSIVAIVYICLLPLILQTYTPAWICWHLAYGHWNLIMIVFHYYMAITTSPGHPPQAKNDLTGVSICRKCIAPKPARTHHCSICNRCVLKMDHHCPWLNNCVGHYNHRYFFSFCLFMTMGCIYCSISGWDMFRDAYAAIERMKLLEKERLQVAANQTYYQTPPPTFSFRQRAFHKSVVYLWVLCSSVALALGALTVWHAALITRGETSIERHINRKERQRLQKKGLQEPLQLRQLG, from the exons ATGCTGGGAGCTGTAGTCCGGTGGCGGCAGCCGGTGCTCCCGGCATGCCGTGCGCGGGCGCTGCCCGTGGGCCGGCGGGGCCCGGGCATggaggcggcgggcggcgggccCAG GCGTGGTGTGGCAGGGATGAGGAGCCGGCAGCGGATGTTTGCCGCGGTGATGCGCCTGCTCCTCAAGTGCCTGCGGctggggcggcggcggcgcttcAAGCTGGTGCGGCAGgtggagcagctgtggcactACGGGCACCTCTGCCTGCGCTCCCTGCTCTACAACTCCTTCACCAACGGCGATGTGGTGCTCGACTCTCTCTTCGAGCCAGTCTACTGGCTGGTGGATCATGTCACCCGATGGTTTGGTGTG GTGTTTGTGGCACTGGTGATTGGGCTGACGAGCTCTATTGTGGCCATCGTGTACATCTGCCTGCTGCCCCTCATCCTGCAGACCTACACACCTGCCTGGATATGCTGGCACCTCGCCTATGGACACTGGAACCTCATCATGATTGTCTTCCACTACTACATGGCTATCACCACTTCACCTGGGCACCCACCACAG GCCAAGAACGACCTCACTGGTGTGTCCATCTGCAGGAAATGCATTGCCCCTAAGCCAGCTCGTACCCATCACTGCAGCATCTGCAACAG GTGTGTGCTGAAGATGGACCACCACTGCC CCTGGCTAAACAACTGTGTGGGACACTACAACCACCGCtacttcttctctttctgcttgtTCATGACCATGGGCTGCATTTACTGCAGCATCAGCGGCTGGGACATGTTCCGGGATGCCTACGCAGCCATTGAG AGAATGAAACTGCTTGAGAAGGAGAGACTGCAGGTGGCTGCCAACCAG ACATACTACCAGACCCCACCACCCACCTTCTCCTTCCGCCAGAGAGCTTTCCACAAGAGCGTGGTCTACCTCTGGGTCCTGTGCAG CTCGGTTGCACTGGCCCTGGGTGCCCTGACGGTGTGGCACGCTGCCCTCATTACTCGTGGGGAAACGAGCATCGAACGGCACATCAACagaaaggagaggcagagacTGCAGAAGAAAG gtCTTCAGGAACCCCTACAGTTACGGCAGCTGGGATAA
- the EXOSC1 gene encoding exosome complex component CSL4 isoform X3: MAPPARYCVPGERLCSAEEATAGSGTYTRHGFIFSSLAGCLERKNEDSELPVVSVVRDSESQLLPNVGAVVTCKVCSINSRFAKVHILYVGSTPLKSTFRGTIRREDIRATEKDKISLGDAQSNYLLSTAENELGVVVARSEAGVQMVPISWCEMQCPRTHTKEFRKVARVQPQFLQT, encoded by the exons ATGGCGCCTCCCGCACGCTACTGCGTCCCTG GTGAGCGGCTGTGCAGCGCGGAGGAGGCCACGGCTGGTAGCGGGACCTACACTCGTCATGGCTTCATCTTCTCCTCGCTGGCTGGCTGTCTGGAGAGAAAGAATGAGGACAGCGAG ctgcccgTGGTGTCGGTGGTGAGAGACAGCgagtcccagctgctgcccaacGTGGGGGCTGTGGTGACGTGCAAG GTCTGCAGTATTAACTCTCGCTTTGCCAAGGTCCACATCCTGTATGTTGGCTCCACGCCGCTGAAATCCACCTTCCGAGGCACCATACG GAGAGAAGATATCCGAGCCACGGAGAAGGATAAG ATCTCCCTGGGGGACGCGCAGTCCAACTacctgctgagcacagcagagaacGAGCTGGGCGTGGTGGTGGCACGCAGCGAGGCAG GGGTGCAGATGGTGCCCATCAGCTGGTGCGAGATGCAGTGCCCGCGCACACACACCAAGGAGTTCCGTAAGGTGGCCCGCGTGCAGCCCCAGTTCCTGCAGACGTAA
- the ZDHHC16 gene encoding palmitoyltransferase ZDHHC16 isoform X1, which translates to MLGAVVRWRQPVLPACRARALPVGRRGPGMEAAGGGPRRGVAGMRSRQRMFAAVMRLLLKCLRLGRRRRFKLVRQVEQLWHYGHLCLRSLLYNSFTNGDVVLDSLFEPVYWLVDHVTRWFGVVFVALVIGLTSSIVAIVYICLLPLILQTYTPAWICWHLAYGHWNLIMIVFHYYMAITTSPGHPPQAKNDLTGVSICRKCIAPKPARTHHCSICNRCVLKMDHHCPWLNNCVGHYNHRYFFSFCLFMTMGCIYCSISGWDMFRDAYAAIERMKLLEKERLQVAANQTYYQTPPPTFSFRQRAFHKSVVYLWVLCSSVALALGALTVWHAALITRGETSIERHINRKERQRLQKKGKVSVAHGTGAGWGRARRDVPLPVLQVFRNPYSYGSWDNWKVFLGVDVPRHWLTRVLLPSPHLPHGTGLSWDLPPCVTEQRAPLLAI; encoded by the exons ATGCTGGGAGCTGTAGTCCGGTGGCGGCAGCCGGTGCTCCCGGCATGCCGTGCGCGGGCGCTGCCCGTGGGCCGGCGGGGCCCGGGCATggaggcggcgggcggcgggccCAG GCGTGGTGTGGCAGGGATGAGGAGCCGGCAGCGGATGTTTGCCGCGGTGATGCGCCTGCTCCTCAAGTGCCTGCGGctggggcggcggcggcgcttcAAGCTGGTGCGGCAGgtggagcagctgtggcactACGGGCACCTCTGCCTGCGCTCCCTGCTCTACAACTCCTTCACCAACGGCGATGTGGTGCTCGACTCTCTCTTCGAGCCAGTCTACTGGCTGGTGGATCATGTCACCCGATGGTTTGGTGTG GTGTTTGTGGCACTGGTGATTGGGCTGACGAGCTCTATTGTGGCCATCGTGTACATCTGCCTGCTGCCCCTCATCCTGCAGACCTACACACCTGCCTGGATATGCTGGCACCTCGCCTATGGACACTGGAACCTCATCATGATTGTCTTCCACTACTACATGGCTATCACCACTTCACCTGGGCACCCACCACAG GCCAAGAACGACCTCACTGGTGTGTCCATCTGCAGGAAATGCATTGCCCCTAAGCCAGCTCGTACCCATCACTGCAGCATCTGCAACAG GTGTGTGCTGAAGATGGACCACCACTGCC CCTGGCTAAACAACTGTGTGGGACACTACAACCACCGCtacttcttctctttctgcttgtTCATGACCATGGGCTGCATTTACTGCAGCATCAGCGGCTGGGACATGTTCCGGGATGCCTACGCAGCCATTGAG AGAATGAAACTGCTTGAGAAGGAGAGACTGCAGGTGGCTGCCAACCAG ACATACTACCAGACCCCACCACCCACCTTCTCCTTCCGCCAGAGAGCTTTCCACAAGAGCGTGGTCTACCTCTGGGTCCTGTGCAG CTCGGTTGCACTGGCCCTGGGTGCCCTGACGGTGTGGCACGCTGCCCTCATTACTCGTGGGGAAACGAGCATCGAACGGCACATCAACagaaaggagaggcagagacTGCAGAAGAAAGGCAAGGTGAGCGTAGCCCACGGCACgggggctggctggggcagagccagaCGTGATGTgcctctccctgtcctgcaggtCTTCAGGAACCCCTACAGTTACGGCAGCTGGGATAACTGGAAGGTGTTCCTGGGTGTGGATGTGCCAAG GCACTGGCTCACCCGtgtcctgctgccctctcctcaCCTGCCCCACGGGACAGGCCTGAGCTGGGACCTGCCTCCCTGCGTGACGGAGCAACGCGCGCCACTCCTGGCAATCTGA
- the ZDHHC16 gene encoding palmitoyltransferase ZDHHC16 isoform X4 — protein MRSRQRMFAAVMRLLLKCLRLGRRRRFKLVRQVEQLWHYGHLCLRSLLYNSFTNGDVVLDSLFEPVYWLVDHVTRWFGVVFVALVIGLTSSIVAIVYICLLPLILQTYTPAWICWHLAYGHWNLIMIVFHYYMAITTSPGHPPQAKNDLTGVSICRKCIAPKPARTHHCSICNRCVLKMDHHCPWLNNCVGHYNHRYFFSFCLFMTMGCIYCSISGWDMFRDAYAAIERMKLLEKERLQVAANQTYYQTPPPTFSFRQRAFHKSVVYLWVLCSSVALALGALTVWHAALITRGETSIERHINRKERQRLQKKGKVSVAHGTGAGWGRARRDVPLPVLQVFRNPYSYGSWDNWKVFLGVDVPRHWLTRVLLPSPHLPHGTGLSWDLPPCVTEQRAPLLAI, from the exons ATGAGGAGCCGGCAGCGGATGTTTGCCGCGGTGATGCGCCTGCTCCTCAAGTGCCTGCGGctggggcggcggcggcgcttcAAGCTGGTGCGGCAGgtggagcagctgtggcactACGGGCACCTCTGCCTGCGCTCCCTGCTCTACAACTCCTTCACCAACGGCGATGTGGTGCTCGACTCTCTCTTCGAGCCAGTCTACTGGCTGGTGGATCATGTCACCCGATGGTTTGGTGTG GTGTTTGTGGCACTGGTGATTGGGCTGACGAGCTCTATTGTGGCCATCGTGTACATCTGCCTGCTGCCCCTCATCCTGCAGACCTACACACCTGCCTGGATATGCTGGCACCTCGCCTATGGACACTGGAACCTCATCATGATTGTCTTCCACTACTACATGGCTATCACCACTTCACCTGGGCACCCACCACAG GCCAAGAACGACCTCACTGGTGTGTCCATCTGCAGGAAATGCATTGCCCCTAAGCCAGCTCGTACCCATCACTGCAGCATCTGCAACAG GTGTGTGCTGAAGATGGACCACCACTGCC CCTGGCTAAACAACTGTGTGGGACACTACAACCACCGCtacttcttctctttctgcttgtTCATGACCATGGGCTGCATTTACTGCAGCATCAGCGGCTGGGACATGTTCCGGGATGCCTACGCAGCCATTGAG AGAATGAAACTGCTTGAGAAGGAGAGACTGCAGGTGGCTGCCAACCAG ACATACTACCAGACCCCACCACCCACCTTCTCCTTCCGCCAGAGAGCTTTCCACAAGAGCGTGGTCTACCTCTGGGTCCTGTGCAG CTCGGTTGCACTGGCCCTGGGTGCCCTGACGGTGTGGCACGCTGCCCTCATTACTCGTGGGGAAACGAGCATCGAACGGCACATCAACagaaaggagaggcagagacTGCAGAAGAAAGGCAAGGTGAGCGTAGCCCACGGCACgggggctggctggggcagagccagaCGTGATGTgcctctccctgtcctgcaggtCTTCAGGAACCCCTACAGTTACGGCAGCTGGGATAACTGGAAGGTGTTCCTGGGTGTGGATGTGCCAAG GCACTGGCTCACCCGtgtcctgctgccctctcctcaCCTGCCCCACGGGACAGGCCTGAGCTGGGACCTGCCTCCCTGCGTGACGGAGCAACGCGCGCCACTCCTGGCAATCTGA